A region from the Canis lupus dingo isolate Sandy chromosome X, ASM325472v2, whole genome shotgun sequence genome encodes:
- the NKRF gene encoding NF-kappa-B-repressing factor isoform X2 — MEIKQHLYSPRLMEKILQMAEGIDIGEMPSYDLMLSKPSKGQKRHLSTCDGQNPPKKQAGSKFHARPRFEPVHFVASSSKDERQEDPYGPQTKEVNEQTHFASMPRDIYQDYTQDSFSIQDGNSQYCDSSGFIFTKDQPVTANMYFDSGNPAPSSTSQQANSQSAPEPSPSQTFPESVVAEKQYFIEKLTATIWKNLSNPEMTSGSDKINYTYMLTRCIQACKTNPEYIYAPLKEIPPADIPKNKKLLTDGYACEVRCQNIYLTTGYAGSKNGSRDRATELAVKLLQKRIEVRVVRRKFKHTIGEDLVVCQIGMPTYEFPPALKPPEELVVLAKDASGQPIFNASAKHWTNFVLTENANDAIGILNNSASYNKMSVEYKYEMMPNRTWRCRVFLQDHCLAEGYGTKKTSKHAAADEALKILQKTQPTYPSVKSSQCQTGSSPRGSGKKKDIKDLVVYENSSNPVCTLNDTAQFNRMTVEYVYERMTGLRWKCKVILESEVIAEAVGVKKTVKYEAAGEAVKTLKKTQPTVINNLKKGAIEDVISRNEIQGRSAEEAYKQQIKEDNIGNQLLRKMGWTGGGLGKSGEGIREPISVKEQHKREGLGLDVERVNKIAKRDIEQIIRNYARSESHTDLTFSTELTNDERKQIHQIAQKYGLKSKSHGVGHDRYLVVGRKRRKEDLLDQLKQEGQVGHYELVMPQAN; from the exons gTACAGCCCACGCCTGATGGAAAAAATTCTCCAAATGGCTGAAGGTATTGATATTGGGGAGATGCCGTCATATGATCTGATGCTGTCCAAACCTTCCAAAGGCCAAAAACGTCACCTCTCAACATGTGATG GTCAAAATCCTCCTAAAAAGCAAGCCGGTTCCAAATTCCATGCGAGACCTCGTTTTGAGCCTGTACATTTTGTAGCTAGTAGTTCAAAAGATGAAAGACAGGAAGATCCTTATGGCCCTCAGACAAAAGAGGTAAATGAACAAACACATTTTGCCAGCATGCCAAGAGACATCTACCAAGATTATACTCAAGACTCTTTCAGTATACAAGATGGGAATTCTCAGTATTGTGATTCATCAGGATTTATTTTCACAAAAGACCAGCCTGTAACAGCCAACATGTATTTTGACAGTGGGAACCCTGCCCCAAGCAGCACATCACAGCAGGCAAACTCTCAGTCAGCTCCTGAGCCTTCACCATCACAGACATTTCCTGAGTCAGTAGTAGCTGAGAAGcagtattttattgaaaaattaacaGCAACTATCTGGAAGAATCTTTCTAATCCAGAGATGACTTCTGGATCTGATAAgattaattatacatatatgttaacTCGGTGTATTCAGGCATGTAAGACAAACCCTGAGTATATATATGCTCCTTTAAAAGAAATCCCTCCTGCTGAcatccccaaaaataaaaaacttctaaCAGATGGTTACGCGTGTGAAGTTAGATGCCAAAATATCTACTTAACCACAGGTTATGCTGGCAGCAAGaatgggtccagggatcgagctaCTGAGCTAGCTGTAAAACTCTTGCAGAAACGTATTGAAGTTAGAGTTGTCCGACGGAAATTCAAGCACACGATCGGAGAGGACCTTGTGGTGTGTCAGATTGGCATGCCTACATACGAATTTCCTCCAGCTCTGAAACCACCGGAAGAGCTGGTGGTGCTGGCTAAAGATGCTTCTGGGCAGCCAATTTTTAATGCTTCCGCCAAACACTGGACCAATTTTGTCCTGACCGAAAATGCAAATGACGCAATTGGTATCCTTAACAATTCTGCCTCATACAACAAAATGTCAGTTGAATACAAATATGAGATGATGCCAAATCGCACATGGCGTTGCCGAGTGTTTCTGCAAGATCACTGCTTAGCTGAAGGTTATGGAAccaaaaaaacaagtaaacacGCAGCTGCTGATGAGGCGTTGAAAATCCTTCAAAAAACACAACCCACTTACCCTTCCGTCAAAAGCTCACAATGCCAAACAGGCTCTTCACCCAGGGGATCcggaaagaagaaagatataaagGATCTCGTTGTTTATGAGAATTCTTCAAATCCGGTGTGCACGCTGAATGACACAGCTCAGTTTAACCGAATGACAGTTGAGTATGTCTATGAAAGAATGACAGGCCTCCGATGGAAATGCAAGGTGATCCTAGAGAGTGAAGTTATCGCAGAAGCAGTCGGAGTGAAGAAAACAGTCAAGTATGAAGCTGCTGGGGAGGCTGTGAAAACCCTCAAAAAGACCCAGCCCACTGTCATTAACAATTTGAAGAAAGGAGCTATTGAAGATGtaatttccagaaatgaaattcaGGGCCGCTCAGCAGAGGAAGCTTACAAACAACAGATCaaagaagataacataggaaatCAGCTGCTGAGAAAGATGGGCTGGACGGGTGGTGGTTTAGGTAAATCTGGTGAGGGCATTCGGGAGCCAATCTCTGTCAAAGAGCAGCATAAGCGGGAGGGGCTTGGTCTCGATGTAGAGAGGGTAAATAAAATCGCCAAGAGAGATATTGAACAGATCATCAGAAACTATGCCCGCTCAGAGAGCCACACAGATTTGACTTTCTCTACAGAGCTGACTAATGATGAGCGGAAGCAGATACACCAGATTGCCCAGAAGTATGGTCTTAAGAGTAAGTCGCATGGGGTAGGCCACGATAGGTACCTGGTGGTAGGTAGAAAAAGACGGAAGGAAGACCTACTAGATCAGCTCAAACAGGAAGGCCAAGTGGGGCATTATGAGCTTGTGATGCCTCAGGCAAATTGA
- the UBE2A gene encoding ubiquitin-conjugating enzyme E2 A yields the protein MSTPARRRLMRDFKRLQEDPPAGVSGAPSENNIMVWNAVIFGPEGTPFEDGTFKLTIEFTEEYPNKPPTVRFVSKMFHPNVYADGSICLDILQNRWSPTYDVSSILTSIQSLLDEPNPNSPANSQAAQLYQENKREYEKRVSAIVEQSWRDC from the exons ATGTCCACCCCGGCTCGGCGGCGCCTCATGCGGGACTTCAAGAG GTTGCAGGAGGATCCTCCGGCTGGAGTCAGCGGGGCTCCGTCCGAGAACAACATAATGGTTTGGAACGCGGTCATTTTTGG GCCTGAAGGGACCCCGTTTGAGGATG GAACATTTAAGCTTACAATAGAATTCACTGAAGAATATCCAAATAAACCACCTACGGTTAGATTTGTCTCTAAGATGTTTCATCCAAATG TCTATGCAGATGGTAGTATATGTCTGGACATACTTCAGAACCGTTGGAGTCCAACCTATGATGTGTCTTCCATTTTAACATCCATACAG TCCCTACTGGATGAACCCAATCCCAATAGTCCAGCAAACAGCCAGGCTGCACAGCTCTACCAGGAGAACAAGCGGGAATATGAGAAACGTGTTTCTGCGATAGTAGAACAGAGCTGGCGCGACTGTTGA